In the genome of Apostichopus japonicus isolate 1M-3 chromosome 15, ASM3797524v1, whole genome shotgun sequence, one region contains:
- the LOC139980712 gene encoding adhesion G-protein coupled receptor G2-like isoform X1 produces MKQGRMILWRLVLAAVTVTLCYGQVNKTVRVCEHKILTVTCDAGEVIHIHDALYGRMSDTNCTSRNPPAGGCKAEHSLSNVTEMCENLTSCSVHASNDVFGDPCRGYVKYLEVTYSCVRICGLNDKCNKTTEVCMSDGGVDVLCDCGEDYEKVEGVCKATGLENELMDIINSSESIAEISDDEDFLEEDPQRIELLISSLESVVRAGEASINVTDPVVRSINNLMNLDRDVLEDGMIEGGRAVAALEGQITNFQTNDGNFSTVLDNVGVTAVKIDARSVGSSLAYANILPENETLLVDGSLQEGNTRLFSDGDAIPLERTATSISVPTTVLDLLGRAGVELTAVPVTFIIYGNDVLFRPSMPTEAEENIEEEDKSTVNERVASQIISAIIRTENTSIVKLPQDSHVIATFLSNLKISVEETIEAQDCVVWSYNENTGEGFWTKDGCKRMFHDNRDLTMCSCDRLGSFAILIRVRKGPVEDQVALYYVTLIGSIISGLALVGCLIVFVSLKSFRSKQPTHIHINLCLSLLGFYIAFLLSPLAVGKDIYCTLASVIIHFFCLSTLAWMSAEAVNMYYLFLKTERTTVRHFTPIACLLAYGLPAACALLVVFLDNSTDFQSASYCFIHPGYALYFGFLTEVGAMFVFNSIIFIWVIRKILCRPLMVSQTAKNAKRNEIIKRVRHAILFWFVFGLSWIFGFSAAVDTKTLIFDYLYCFFISMQGILMFLLLCVANPAFQVKFKRTGSTQTKVTRQATARSLPSSQHRSSSRSNIPMDSMDNPSTSATK; encoded by the exons ATGAAGCAAGGAAGAATGATTCTTTGGAGACTTGTGTTGGCCGCTGTAACAG TTACACTGTGCTATGGCCAAGTAAATA AAACAGTAAGAGTATGTGAACATAAAATTCTAACCGTGACTTGCGATGCTGGAGaagtcatacatattcatgatgCTCTTTATGGCCGAATGTCAGACACAAACTGTACGAGTCGA AATCCACCGGCGGGTGGTTGTAAAGCAGAACATTCACTATCAAACGTTACGGAAATGTGTGAAAACCTAACTAGTTGCTCTGTGCATGCGAGTAATGATGTTTTTGGTGATCCGTGCAGAGGCTACGTAAAGTACTTAGAGGTTACCTACTCTTGTG TAAGAATATGTGGTCTTAACGACAAATGCAATAAAACAACAGAGGTCTGCATGAGTGATGGCGGCGTTGACGTTCTTTGCGACTGCGGAGAAGACTACGAGAAAGTCGAAGGTGTTTGTAAAG CGACGGGGCTTGAAAATGAACTCATGGATATTATTAAT TCCTCAGAATCGATAGCAGAAATATCGGATGATGAAGACTTTTTGGAAGAAGATCCACAGAGGATAGAGTTGCTCATCTCATCTCTGGAGTCAGTCGTGAGAGCAGGAGAGGCCTCTATTAAC GTGACGGACCCAGTGGTAAGAAGCATCAACAATCTTATGAATCTAGACCGAGATGTATTAGAGGATGGCATGATTGAAGGAGGAAGGGCTGTGGCTGCATTAGAGGGACAAATCACAAATTTTCAGACAAATGATGGAAATTTCTCCACAGTTCTTGACAACGTTGGGGTAACTGCGGTTAAAATAGATGCAAGGAGTGTCGGTAGTAGCTTAGCTTATGCAAATATATTGCCGGAAAATGAGACACTGTTAGTCGATGGCTCTCTTCAAGAAGGTAATACTCGACTATTCTCTGATGGAGACGCGATACCTCTCGAGAGAACGGCTACATCCATATCGGTACCAACAACGGTTTTAGACTTGCTTGGAAGAG CTGGTGTCGAGTTGACAGCTGTTCCAGTAACTTTCATAATCTATGGTAATGACGTTCTGTTCAGACCATCAATGCCGACAGAGGCAGAAGAGAATATTGAAGAGGAAGATAAGTCCACAGTAAATGAAAGGGTTGCAAGTCAAATCATCTCCGCCATTATACGAACTGAGAATACCAGCATCGTAAAACTCCCTCAGGATTCACATGTGATCGCAACATTCCTATCAAATCTG AAAATAAGTGTAGAAGAAACTATTGAAGCACAGGACTGTGTTGTCTGGAGTTATAATGAAAACACCGGGGAAGGGTTTTGGACAAAAGACGGGTGTAAGAGGATGTTCCACGATAATCGTGACCTTACCATGTGTTCATGTGATCGGCTGGGCAGTTTTGCTATCCTTATT AGAGTTCGTAAGGGACCCGTGGAGGATCAAGTTGCTTTATACTATGTTACTTTGATCGGATCGATAATCTCGGGATTAGCTCTGGTAGGATGTCTGATAGTCTTTGTCTCCTTAAA ATCTTTCAGGTCGAAGCAGCCAACTCATATCCACATCAACCTTTGTCTATCTCTACTGGGCTTCTACATCGCCTTCCTACTGAGCCCTCTAGCAGTGGGGAAGGATATCTATTGCACGTTAGCCTCAGTGATCATCCATTTCTTCTGTCTTTCTACTTTGGCTTGGATGTCCGCAGAAGCTGTGAACATGTACTATTTATTCCTCAAAACTGAAAGGACCACCGTTCGACACTTTACACCAATAGCTTGTCTACTAGCTTATG GATTACCGGCCGCTTGTGCTCTTCTTGTGGTGTTCCTCGACAATAGCACTGATTTCCAATCTGCGAGCTA CTGCTTCATCCATCCTGGTTATGCACTCTACTTTGGTTTTCTGACAGAAGTGGGTGCCATGTTTGTGTTTAATTCCATCATCTTTATCTGGGTGATTCGTAAAATACTCTGCCGCCCTCTCATGGTCAGCCAAACGGCCAAAAACGCCAAACGCAATGAGATCATCAAGCGAGTCCGCCACGCAATACTCTTCTGGTTCGTATTCGGTCTGTCTTGGATTTTCGGATTTTCTGCTGCCGTCGATACCAAAACTCTTATATTTGATTATCTCTACTGTTTCTTCATCTCAATGCAGGGCATATTAATGTTCCTGTTATTGTGTGTGGCCAATCCTGCATTTCAAGTAAAATTTAAGAGAACGGGTTCTACGCAAACAAAGGTTACCAGACAGGCTACGGCGAGAAGCTTGCCATCTTCACAGCACAGGTCAAGTAGTCGATCTAACATACCTATGGATAGTATGGACAATCCGTCTACATCTGCAACCAAATAA
- the LOC139980712 gene encoding uncharacterized protein isoform X2 — translation MKQGRMILWRLVLAAVTVTLCYGQVNKTVRVCEHKILTVTCDAGEVIHIHDALYGRMSDTNCTSRNPPAGGCKAEHSLSNVTEMCENLTSCSVHASNDVFGDPCRGYVKYLEVTYSCVRICGLNDKCNKTTEVCMSDGGVDVLCDCGEDYEKVEGVCKATGLENELMDIINSSESIAEISDDEDFLEEDPQRIELLISSLESVVRAGEASINVTDPVVRSINNLMNLDRDVLEDGMIEGGRAVAALEGQITNFQTNDGNFSTVLDNVGVTAVKIDARSVGSSLAYANILPENETLLVDGSLQEGNTRLFSDGDAIPLERTATSISVPTTVLDLLGRAGVELTAVPVTFIIYGNDVLFRPSMPTEAEENIEEEDKSTVNERVASQIISAIIRTENTSIVKLPQDSHVIATFLSNLRVRKGPVEDQVALYYVTLIGSIISGLALVGCLIVFVSLKSFRSKQPTHIHINLCLSLLGFYIAFLLSPLAVGKDIYCTLASVIIHFFCLSTLAWMSAEAVNMYYLFLKTERTTVRHFTPIACLLAYGLPAACALLVVFLDNSTDFQSASYCFIHPGYALYFGFLTEVGAMFVFNSIIFIWVIRKILCRPLMVSQTAKNAKRNEIIKRVRHAILFWFVFGLSWIFGFSAAVDTKTLIFDYLYCFFISMQGILMFLLLCVANPAFQVKFKRTGSTQTKVTRQATARSLPSSQHRSSSRSNIPMDSMDNPSTSATK, via the exons ATGAAGCAAGGAAGAATGATTCTTTGGAGACTTGTGTTGGCCGCTGTAACAG TTACACTGTGCTATGGCCAAGTAAATA AAACAGTAAGAGTATGTGAACATAAAATTCTAACCGTGACTTGCGATGCTGGAGaagtcatacatattcatgatgCTCTTTATGGCCGAATGTCAGACACAAACTGTACGAGTCGA AATCCACCGGCGGGTGGTTGTAAAGCAGAACATTCACTATCAAACGTTACGGAAATGTGTGAAAACCTAACTAGTTGCTCTGTGCATGCGAGTAATGATGTTTTTGGTGATCCGTGCAGAGGCTACGTAAAGTACTTAGAGGTTACCTACTCTTGTG TAAGAATATGTGGTCTTAACGACAAATGCAATAAAACAACAGAGGTCTGCATGAGTGATGGCGGCGTTGACGTTCTTTGCGACTGCGGAGAAGACTACGAGAAAGTCGAAGGTGTTTGTAAAG CGACGGGGCTTGAAAATGAACTCATGGATATTATTAAT TCCTCAGAATCGATAGCAGAAATATCGGATGATGAAGACTTTTTGGAAGAAGATCCACAGAGGATAGAGTTGCTCATCTCATCTCTGGAGTCAGTCGTGAGAGCAGGAGAGGCCTCTATTAAC GTGACGGACCCAGTGGTAAGAAGCATCAACAATCTTATGAATCTAGACCGAGATGTATTAGAGGATGGCATGATTGAAGGAGGAAGGGCTGTGGCTGCATTAGAGGGACAAATCACAAATTTTCAGACAAATGATGGAAATTTCTCCACAGTTCTTGACAACGTTGGGGTAACTGCGGTTAAAATAGATGCAAGGAGTGTCGGTAGTAGCTTAGCTTATGCAAATATATTGCCGGAAAATGAGACACTGTTAGTCGATGGCTCTCTTCAAGAAGGTAATACTCGACTATTCTCTGATGGAGACGCGATACCTCTCGAGAGAACGGCTACATCCATATCGGTACCAACAACGGTTTTAGACTTGCTTGGAAGAG CTGGTGTCGAGTTGACAGCTGTTCCAGTAACTTTCATAATCTATGGTAATGACGTTCTGTTCAGACCATCAATGCCGACAGAGGCAGAAGAGAATATTGAAGAGGAAGATAAGTCCACAGTAAATGAAAGGGTTGCAAGTCAAATCATCTCCGCCATTATACGAACTGAGAATACCAGCATCGTAAAACTCCCTCAGGATTCACATGTGATCGCAACATTCCTATCAAATCTG AGAGTTCGTAAGGGACCCGTGGAGGATCAAGTTGCTTTATACTATGTTACTTTGATCGGATCGATAATCTCGGGATTAGCTCTGGTAGGATGTCTGATAGTCTTTGTCTCCTTAAA ATCTTTCAGGTCGAAGCAGCCAACTCATATCCACATCAACCTTTGTCTATCTCTACTGGGCTTCTACATCGCCTTCCTACTGAGCCCTCTAGCAGTGGGGAAGGATATCTATTGCACGTTAGCCTCAGTGATCATCCATTTCTTCTGTCTTTCTACTTTGGCTTGGATGTCCGCAGAAGCTGTGAACATGTACTATTTATTCCTCAAAACTGAAAGGACCACCGTTCGACACTTTACACCAATAGCTTGTCTACTAGCTTATG GATTACCGGCCGCTTGTGCTCTTCTTGTGGTGTTCCTCGACAATAGCACTGATTTCCAATCTGCGAGCTA CTGCTTCATCCATCCTGGTTATGCACTCTACTTTGGTTTTCTGACAGAAGTGGGTGCCATGTTTGTGTTTAATTCCATCATCTTTATCTGGGTGATTCGTAAAATACTCTGCCGCCCTCTCATGGTCAGCCAAACGGCCAAAAACGCCAAACGCAATGAGATCATCAAGCGAGTCCGCCACGCAATACTCTTCTGGTTCGTATTCGGTCTGTCTTGGATTTTCGGATTTTCTGCTGCCGTCGATACCAAAACTCTTATATTTGATTATCTCTACTGTTTCTTCATCTCAATGCAGGGCATATTAATGTTCCTGTTATTGTGTGTGGCCAATCCTGCATTTCAAGTAAAATTTAAGAGAACGGGTTCTACGCAAACAAAGGTTACCAGACAGGCTACGGCGAGAAGCTTGCCATCTTCACAGCACAGGTCAAGTAGTCGATCTAACATACCTATGGATAGTATGGACAATCCGTCTACATCTGCAACCAAATAA